One part of the Vogesella sp. LIG4 genome encodes these proteins:
- a CDS encoding GMP reductase, giving the protein MFKNELNYGDVYLVPRKTVVDSRKECDTSVQFGPRRFDMPLYASNMKSVVDAETCEYFARHGWFYTMHRFNVDTVGFVRDMQAKGLFASISIGVNDDTLEQLAALRDAGLTPEYITLDVANGWCVKAERMIRQVKQQFPGSFLIGGNIATAEAARDLEAWGCDAIKAGIAGGRVCITKNKTGFHRPMIATVRDCAAAVTVPVIADGGIVEHGDVAKALACGATMVMAGSLFAGYDESAGEIVEIGGKHYKEYFGSASQFNKGEYKNVEGKKILVEYKGSMARVLVELKEDLQSSISYAGGSTVAALRDVEMIVVAR; this is encoded by the coding sequence ATGTTCAAGAATGAACTCAATTACGGCGATGTTTATCTGGTTCCCAGAAAAACCGTCGTCGACAGCCGCAAGGAATGCGATACCTCGGTGCAATTCGGGCCGCGCCGCTTCGACATGCCGCTGTATGCCTCCAATATGAAGAGCGTGGTTGATGCCGAAACCTGCGAATACTTCGCCCGCCACGGCTGGTTCTACACCATGCACCGCTTCAACGTGGACACCGTCGGTTTCGTGCGTGATATGCAGGCCAAGGGCCTGTTCGCGTCGATCAGCATCGGTGTGAACGACGACACCCTGGAACAGTTGGCCGCATTGCGCGATGCCGGGCTGACGCCGGAATACATCACGCTGGATGTGGCCAATGGCTGGTGCGTGAAGGCCGAGCGCATGATCCGCCAGGTCAAGCAGCAGTTTCCCGGCAGCTTCCTGATCGGCGGCAATATCGCCACTGCCGAGGCGGCGCGTGATCTGGAAGCCTGGGGCTGCGATGCCATCAAGGCCGGCATTGCCGGCGGTCGCGTGTGCATCACCAAGAACAAGACCGGCTTTCACCGCCCGATGATCGCCACCGTGCGCGATTGCGCCGCCGCGGTGACCGTGCCGGTGATTGCCGATGGCGGCATCGTCGAGCACGGCGACGTGGCCAAGGCGCTGGCCTGCGGCGCCACCATGGTGATGGCCGGCTCACTGTTTGCCGGCTACGACGAGTCGGCCGGCGAAATCGTGGAAATCGGCGGCAAGCATTACAAGGAATACTTCGGCAGCGCCTCGCAGTTCAACAAGGGCGAATACAAGAACGTGGAAGGCAAGAAGATCCTGGTGGAGTACAAGGGCTCCATGGCGCGCGTGCTGGTGGAGTTGAAGGAAGACCTGCAGTCGTCGATCAGCTATGCCGGCGGCAGCACCGTGGCGGCACTGCGCGACGTCGAAATGATTGTCGTGGCGCGCTAG
- a CDS encoding ParA family protein: MAYSILIANPKGGSGKSTLATNLAGFYAAQGSRVMLGDVDKQQSSLSWLANRPSPLPYIDGWQVAPGEPAKPPKGTQVVVLDSPAGLQGKKLAALLSKVDRVIVPIQPSPFDMWASREFLAQLVQEKAVRKQRAFVGVVGMRVDPRTKSARELQQFLTELELPVLGWLRDTQLYVQAAASGMTLFDLPASRAARDLEAWRGILQWLDN; the protein is encoded by the coding sequence ATGGCGTATTCGATTCTGATTGCGAATCCCAAGGGGGGGAGCGGTAAATCGACCCTGGCGACGAACCTGGCCGGCTTTTACGCGGCGCAGGGCTCGCGGGTGATGCTGGGCGATGTGGACAAGCAGCAGTCCTCACTGTCCTGGCTTGCCAACCGGCCGTCCCCGTTGCCGTATATCGATGGCTGGCAGGTGGCGCCGGGCGAGCCGGCCAAGCCGCCCAAGGGCACCCAGGTGGTGGTGCTGGACAGCCCGGCCGGCCTGCAGGGCAAGAAGTTGGCCGCATTGCTGAGCAAGGTGGACCGGGTCATCGTACCGATTCAACCCTCCCCATTCGATATGTGGGCGAGCCGGGAGTTTCTTGCCCAGCTGGTGCAGGAAAAAGCGGTGCGCAAGCAACGTGCCTTTGTCGGCGTGGTGGGCATGCGGGTTGATCCGCGTACCAAGTCGGCGCGCGAGCTGCAGCAGTTTCTGACCGAGCTGGAGTTGCCGGTGCTGGGCTGGCTGCGCGACACCCAGCTGTATGTGCAGGCGGCGGCCAGCGGCATGACATTGTTCGATCTGCCGGCCTCGCGCGCGGCGCGCGACCTGGAGGCGTGGCGCGGCATTTTGCAGTGGCTGGACAACTGA
- a CDS encoding YciI family protein, with translation MLYAITGQDVPDSLAQRLAARPAHLERLQALQAAGRLLLAGPFPAIDSNDPGPAGFTGSLIVAEFDSLEAAQSWADADPYVAAGVYAQVSVKPFRKVFPA, from the coding sequence ATGCTGTACGCGATTACCGGCCAGGATGTGCCGGACTCCCTGGCGCAGCGCCTGGCCGCCCGCCCGGCCCACCTCGAACGCCTGCAGGCACTGCAAGCCGCCGGCAGACTGCTGCTGGCCGGCCCGTTTCCCGCCATCGACAGCAACGACCCCGGCCCGGCCGGCTTCACCGGCAGCCTGATCGTTGCCGAGTTCGACAGCCTGGAAGCCGCCCAGTCCTGGGCCGATGCCGACCCCTACGTGGCCGCCGGCGTCTACGCCCAGGTCAGCGTCAAACCGTTCCGCAAGGTATTTCCGGCATGA
- a CDS encoding HAD family phosphatase codes for MQCNTPASFAALLFDMDGLMIDTESLSARAWQQAASALDIPLQQRHIDAMVGLAMPLCLRYLITELGDETQARELEAQSRRQYHQALHQQEIPLKPGITELLDWCHHLDIARAVGTATQRQLADIKLARTGLARYFEHTIAGDEVARTKPAPDVYLQAASRLGVAPEYCIVLEDSAYGAQAALAANMRVIIVPDMQQPPADIAKQALAVCQDLFEARKLLESLLSLPR; via the coding sequence ATGCAATGTAACACGCCCGCTTCTTTCGCCGCCCTGCTTTTCGACATGGACGGCCTGATGATCGATACCGAGTCACTGTCGGCCCGCGCCTGGCAGCAGGCGGCAAGCGCGCTGGACATTCCGCTGCAGCAGCGGCATATCGACGCCATGGTCGGGCTAGCCATGCCGCTGTGTCTGCGCTACCTGATTACCGAGCTGGGGGACGAGACGCAGGCGCGCGAACTGGAAGCGCAGAGCCGCCGGCAATACCACCAGGCGCTGCACCAGCAGGAGATTCCGCTCAAGCCCGGCATTACCGAGCTGCTGGACTGGTGCCACCACCTGGATATTGCCCGCGCTGTCGGCACCGCCACCCAGCGCCAGCTGGCAGACATCAAGCTGGCGCGCACCGGCCTGGCACGCTACTTCGAGCACACCATCGCCGGCGACGAAGTGGCGCGTACCAAGCCGGCGCCGGACGTCTACCTGCAGGCGGCCAGCCGGCTGGGCGTGGCGCCGGAATACTGCATCGTGCTGGAAGATTCGGCCTACGGCGCACAGGCGGCGCTTGCGGCCAACATGCGGGTGATCATCGTGCCGGACATGCAGCAACCGCCGGCCGACATAGCAAAACAGGCCCTGGCGGTGTGCCAGGACCTGTTCGAAGCCAGAAAACTGCTGGAGAGCCTGCTCAGCCTGCCGCGTTGA
- a CDS encoding exopolyphosphatase, producing MAGEKFRLVTRSDFDGLVCAVLLNELELIDDIKFVHPKDMQDGKVDIGPRDISTNLPYVPGAHLAFDHHFSETLRNEGNRSNHVIDPAAPSAARVVYNYYGGKERFPNIAIEMMTAVDKADSAQFSLEEILNPKGWVLLNYLMDARTGLGRFREFRISNYALMMDLIQYCRNHNIDEILALPDVRERVELYFEHEIQAKEQLRRCATLQGHVVVLDLRNEEVIHPINRFAVYALFPQAKVSIHMMWGLNKQNTVLATGKSIVDRSSRCNIGALMLEFGGGGHEAAGTCQVDNEQAAAALAQVVERINAAG from the coding sequence ATGGCTGGCGAGAAATTCCGACTGGTAACCCGTAGTGACTTCGACGGCCTGGTATGTGCCGTGCTGCTGAATGAACTGGAACTGATCGACGATATCAAGTTCGTGCACCCGAAGGACATGCAGGATGGCAAGGTCGATATCGGCCCGCGCGACATCAGCACCAACCTGCCATATGTGCCGGGCGCGCACCTGGCGTTCGACCACCATTTTTCCGAAACGCTGCGTAACGAGGGCAATCGCAGCAATCATGTGATCGACCCGGCGGCGCCTTCTGCCGCACGCGTGGTGTACAACTACTACGGTGGCAAGGAGCGCTTCCCGAACATTGCCATCGAGATGATGACGGCGGTGGACAAAGCCGACTCCGCCCAGTTTTCGCTGGAGGAAATCCTCAACCCCAAGGGCTGGGTGCTGCTCAACTACCTGATGGATGCCCGCACCGGCCTCGGCCGCTTCCGCGAGTTCCGCATCAGCAACTACGCGCTGATGATGGACCTGATTCAGTACTGCCGTAACCACAATATCGATGAAATCCTGGCGTTGCCGGATGTGCGCGAACGGGTGGAGCTGTATTTCGAGCATGAAATCCAGGCCAAGGAGCAACTGCGCCGCTGCGCTACGCTGCAGGGCCATGTGGTGGTGCTGGATCTGCGCAACGAGGAGGTGATCCACCCGATCAACCGCTTTGCCGTTTATGCGCTGTTCCCGCAGGCCAAGGTCTCCATTCACATGATGTGGGGGCTGAACAAGCAGAACACCGTGCTGGCAACCGGCAAATCCATCGTCGACCGCAGTAGCCGCTGCAATATTGGCGCGCTGATGCTGGAGTTCGGCGGCGGCGGCCACGAGGCCGCCGGCACCTGCCAGGTGGACAACGAGCAGGCGGCCGCGGCGCTGGCGCAGGTGGTGGAGCGCATCAACGCGGCAGGCTGA
- a CDS encoding septation protein A — MKFLTDFFPVMLFFGAYSLTKDMFLATGVAIGATVITVALTWLRHRKVDTMQWISLALISVMGGATLLLHDKHFIMWKPTVLYWVMGGGLLIGQLTGRIGMRSLMGSQLSLPDSVWKKLNSAWVVFFLLLGTVNLVVAYNFSEQVWVNFKLFGGFGMMIVFVIAQSLYLSKYVEETH, encoded by the coding sequence ATGAAATTTCTTACCGACTTTTTCCCCGTCATGCTGTTCTTTGGTGCCTACTCGCTGACCAAGGACATGTTCCTGGCTACCGGGGTAGCAATCGGCGCCACCGTCATCACCGTGGCACTTACCTGGCTGCGACACCGCAAGGTGGACACCATGCAGTGGATCAGCCTGGCGCTGATCAGTGTCATGGGCGGCGCCACCCTGCTGCTGCACGACAAGCATTTCATCATGTGGAAACCCACGGTGCTGTACTGGGTGATGGGCGGCGGCCTGCTGATCGGCCAGCTCACCGGCCGCATCGGCATGCGCTCGCTGATGGGTAGCCAGCTCAGCCTGCCTGACAGTGTCTGGAAGAAGCTCAACTCCGCCTGGGTGGTGTTTTTTCTGCTGCTTGGCACCGTCAACCTGGTAGTGGCCTACAATTTCAGCGAACAGGTGTGGGTCAACTTCAAGCTGTTTGGCGGCTTCGGCATGATGATCGTGTTCGTGATCGCCCAAAGCCTGTACCTGTCCAAATACGTCGAGGAAACTCACTGA
- a CDS encoding peptidyl-prolyl cis-trans isomerase, with protein MKPTSKLIAAAVLAAAANLAAAAPVATVNGVAIDKDLLDKAVTEVVRDSNGRAQDTPALREELRQSLISRELVLQAATRGGLDKSPEFATALENARKELLQQAFFATTVKNHPVTDAQVQAEYDRYATQFKSSKEVQVREIVLADEAGANKVIAELKKGAKFDALVKLSVDANSRDRNGDMGWGNLSTMDPSLANVLKGLGKGQVSAKPLKSPLGWHVFRVDDVRDAKPAPLDALKPRIMQELQNKTIQDAIGELRQKANIQ; from the coding sequence ATGAAACCGACGAGTAAACTGATTGCTGCTGCCGTCCTGGCTGCTGCGGCCAACCTGGCTGCCGCCGCCCCCGTTGCCACCGTCAATGGCGTAGCCATCGACAAGGATCTGCTGGACAAGGCCGTAACGGAAGTCGTGCGCGACAGCAATGGCCGCGCACAAGACACCCCGGCCCTGCGCGAAGAGCTGCGCCAGTCGCTGATCAGCCGTGAGCTGGTACTGCAAGCCGCCACCCGCGGCGGCCTCGACAAGAGCCCGGAATTCGCCACCGCACTGGAAAACGCCCGTAAGGAGCTGCTGCAGCAGGCTTTCTTTGCCACCACCGTGAAGAATCACCCGGTGACCGACGCCCAGGTGCAGGCCGAATACGACCGCTACGCCACCCAGTTCAAGAGCAGCAAGGAAGTTCAGGTACGCGAGATCGTGCTGGCTGACGAAGCCGGTGCCAACAAGGTGATTGCCGAGCTGAAAAAAGGCGCCAAGTTCGACGCGCTGGTGAAGCTGTCGGTGGATGCCAACAGCCGTGACCGTAACGGCGACATGGGCTGGGGCAACCTGTCCACCATGGACCCGTCGCTGGCCAACGTGCTGAAAGGCCTGGGCAAAGGCCAGGTCAGCGCCAAGCCGCTCAAGTCCCCGCTGGGCTGGCATGTTTTCCGCGTGGATGACGTCCGTGACGCCAAGCCGGCACCGCTGGATGCGCTGAAGCCGCGCATCATGCAGGAACTGCAGAACAAAACCATTCAGGATGCCATTGGCGAACTCCGCCAGAAGGCCAACATTCAATAA
- a CDS encoding peptidylprolyl isomerase, which translates to MNKRFKQTLIALTLAAAAGSAMATPSVNGVSISQQRIDAVVKMMEAQGQPSSPQMVQMVTDQLVTAEVLRQEAVKKGMDKSSDFQAEMENAQAMSLANRYIKDYVHANPVTEAQIKAEYDKAKAEFPEKKSYHARHILVKTEAEAKAVLEALKKGKPFNQLAKEKSIDPGSKNTGGDLGWQDPATFVPEFSGAMVKLAKGQVTAVPVKTQFGYHIIKLDDVKVEAAPPLEQLRPQLEQRVQGQRIEALIKDLKAKAKVQ; encoded by the coding sequence ATGAACAAGCGATTCAAGCAGACCCTGATTGCCCTCACCCTGGCTGCCGCCGCCGGCAGCGCCATGGCCACCCCGTCCGTTAACGGCGTAAGCATCAGCCAGCAGCGCATCGATGCCGTGGTGAAGATGATGGAAGCCCAGGGTCAGCCGTCCAGCCCGCAGATGGTACAAATGGTGACCGACCAGCTGGTGACCGCCGAGGTGCTGCGTCAGGAAGCCGTGAAGAAGGGCATGGACAAGTCCTCCGACTTCCAGGCTGAAATGGAAAACGCCCAGGCCATGTCGCTGGCCAACCGCTACATCAAGGACTACGTGCACGCCAACCCGGTAACCGAAGCCCAGATCAAGGCCGAATACGACAAGGCCAAGGCCGAGTTCCCGGAGAAGAAAAGCTACCACGCCCGCCATATCCTGGTGAAGACCGAAGCCGAAGCCAAGGCCGTGCTGGAGGCGCTGAAGAAGGGCAAGCCGTTCAACCAGCTGGCCAAGGAAAAATCCATTGATCCGGGCAGCAAGAACACCGGTGGCGACCTGGGCTGGCAAGACCCGGCAACCTTCGTACCGGAATTCTCCGGCGCCATGGTGAAACTGGCCAAAGGCCAGGTAACTGCCGTACCGGTGAAGACCCAGTTCGGCTACCACATCATCAAGCTGGATGACGTGAAGGTTGAAGCCGCACCGCCGCTGGAACAACTGCGTCCGCAGCTGGAACAGCGCGTGCAGGGTCAGCGTATCGAAGCGCTGATCAAGGACCTGAAAGCCAAGGCCAAGGTACAGTAA
- a CDS encoding PAS domain-containing methyl-accepting chemotaxis protein, with protein sequence MKINMPVTDNERFLDPARPIVTKTDLKGAITYANRAFIDISGFSEEELLGRNHNVVRHPDMPPEAFADLWDTIKVGKPWRGLVKNRSKNGDFYWVEAYVTPISEHGKLVGYISVRSTPKRDEIAAAEAFYKQLRDKQASMPSTLKAIQKRPDAGRAGFVLTGVFSGGMLLAAAWPGLGDLVRQIAGVGCFIGLSLASYWWRRRESLVMARIHEGFLTLGEGRLEQPLHTHLGGQLGEMMDSLEGLRLHLRALVADTLSAGGMTYEQAKRLSQEVESVVARAREQGAGLQQISASMEEISGTVEHVSTMAEQSEQGADATRQAATTGQAVMGLAARAAEQAVDSVHRSKTDLQQLEQAMGKISNMTELIHEIAEQTNLLALNAAIEAARAGETGRGFAVVADEVRKLAERTAQATDGITETVGQIVSITEGVSNTMDQSVTEVGHVSNEIRQAAEHLQNLLSVADRAREFAHSLVEQMNSQSASMHQVAASVEQLAALGEQSVSSADAVLESSHHLEGAAFDLDKLTRDYRKWQTARR encoded by the coding sequence ATGAAAATAAATATGCCGGTAACCGACAACGAGCGTTTTCTTGACCCCGCCCGCCCGATTGTCACCAAAACAGATCTCAAGGGCGCGATTACCTATGCCAACCGCGCTTTCATCGATATCAGTGGCTTTAGCGAAGAAGAATTGCTGGGCCGCAATCACAATGTGGTGCGCCACCCGGATATGCCGCCAGAGGCGTTTGCCGACCTGTGGGACACCATCAAGGTAGGCAAACCATGGCGCGGCCTGGTGAAGAACCGTTCCAAGAATGGCGACTTCTACTGGGTGGAAGCTTACGTTACCCCTATCAGCGAACATGGCAAGCTGGTGGGCTACATCTCGGTGCGCAGCACGCCCAAGCGCGACGAAATCGCCGCCGCCGAGGCGTTCTACAAGCAGCTGCGCGACAAACAGGCCAGCATGCCTTCCACGCTGAAGGCCATACAGAAACGCCCGGACGCCGGACGTGCCGGCTTTGTGCTGACCGGCGTGTTCAGCGGCGGCATGCTGCTGGCTGCCGCGTGGCCGGGGCTGGGCGATCTGGTGCGGCAGATTGCCGGTGTCGGCTGTTTCATCGGCCTGAGCCTGGCGTCGTACTGGTGGCGCCGGCGCGAAAGCCTGGTGATGGCACGCATTCATGAAGGCTTCCTGACGCTGGGCGAAGGCCGGCTTGAGCAGCCGCTGCACACCCATCTTGGTGGCCAGCTGGGCGAGATGATGGATAGCCTCGAAGGCCTGCGCCTGCATCTGCGGGCACTGGTGGCCGACACCCTGTCTGCCGGCGGCATGACGTACGAGCAGGCCAAGCGACTGAGCCAGGAAGTGGAAAGCGTGGTGGCGCGCGCCCGCGAGCAGGGCGCCGGCCTGCAGCAGATCAGCGCCAGCATGGAAGAGATCAGCGGCACGGTGGAGCATGTCAGCACCATGGCCGAGCAGAGCGAGCAGGGGGCCGATGCCACCCGCCAGGCAGCCACTACCGGTCAGGCCGTGATGGGGCTGGCGGCACGGGCGGCGGAGCAGGCGGTGGATTCCGTACATCGCTCCAAGACCGACCTGCAGCAGCTGGAACAGGCGATGGGCAAGATCAGCAATATGACCGAGCTGATTCACGAAATCGCCGAGCAGACCAACCTGCTGGCGCTGAACGCGGCCATCGAGGCGGCGCGCGCCGGCGAAACCGGCCGTGGTTTCGCCGTGGTGGCGGACGAGGTGCGCAAGCTGGCGGAACGCACCGCGCAAGCCACCGACGGTATTACCGAGACCGTGGGGCAGATCGTGTCGATCACCGAGGGGGTTAGCAATACCATGGACCAGTCGGTGACCGAGGTGGGGCACGTCAGCAACGAGATCCGCCAGGCCGCCGAGCACCTGCAGAACCTGCTGTCGGTTGCCGACCGGGCGCGGGAGTTTGCCCACTCGCTGGTGGAGCAGATGAACTCGCAGTCGGCATCCATGCACCAGGTGGCGGCATCGGTGGAACAGTTGGCCGCATTGGGCGAGCAGAGTGTCTCCTCGGCGGATGCGGTGCTGGAAAGCTCGCATCACCTGGAGGGCGCTGCCTTCGACCTGGACAAGCTGACGCGGGACTACCGCAAGTGGCAGACCGCCCGGCGCTGA
- a CDS encoding BolA family transcriptional regulator, protein MSDTARLLEQRLQALNPLQLHITDDSAAHAGHAGAKSGGHFDLVIVAAAFVGKNRLQRQRLVYDAVGDLTQLGIHALSMRTLTPEEI, encoded by the coding sequence ATGAGTGATACTGCCCGCCTGCTGGAACAGCGCCTGCAAGCCCTGAACCCCTTACAGCTGCACATCACCGATGACAGCGCCGCACATGCTGGCCATGCCGGTGCCAAGTCTGGCGGCCATTTCGACCTGGTCATCGTGGCGGCAGCCTTTGTCGGCAAGAATCGCCTGCAGCGCCAGCGCCTGGTCTACGATGCCGTTGGCGACCTGACGCAGCTAGGCATCCACGCCCTTTCCATGCGTACTCTCACCCCAGAAGAAATCTGA
- a CDS encoding MaoC family dehydratase — translation MLYFEDLTPGLRFTTDSTTVQADDIHAFASQFDPQYFHLDDGKAQGSIFQGLAASGWHTSSLSMRLVVESEFGRSVAGGLVGMGVDKMRWPRPTRAGDILRASIEVLSGKSSASQPDYGVVKLRWTTHNQHQQEVMSLETAIWVPLRQPAAS, via the coding sequence ATGCTCTATTTCGAAGACCTCACCCCCGGCCTGCGCTTCACCACCGACAGCACCACGGTACAGGCTGACGACATCCACGCCTTCGCCAGCCAGTTCGACCCGCAGTACTTCCACCTGGACGACGGCAAGGCGCAGGGCAGCATTTTCCAGGGTCTGGCTGCCAGCGGCTGGCATACCAGCAGCCTGAGCATGCGCCTGGTGGTGGAAAGCGAATTCGGCCGCAGCGTGGCCGGCGGGCTGGTGGGCATGGGCGTGGACAAGATGCGCTGGCCGCGGCCAACCCGTGCCGGCGACATACTACGGGCCAGCATCGAAGTGCTGTCCGGCAAGTCCTCCGCCTCGCAGCCGGACTACGGCGTGGTCAAGCTGCGCTGGACCACACACAACCAGCACCAGCAAGAAGTGATGTCACTGGAAACCGCCATCTGGGTGCCCCTGCGCCAGCCGGCAGCCAGCTGA